Part of the Sodalinema gerasimenkoae IPPAS B-353 genome is shown below.
AAATCTTCTAACATCCAAATGGCTTGAACCTCCAAGACGGGGCGATCGGGAAAAGGAGGTTCCATGGCCCAATAGGGATAATCCACATGAATCCCCATGGATGACGCGCCGCCATGGAGGACATGGGCCGAAAAGCCCCCCAAGCGTAAACTGTCTCCCAAAATCTCTTGGGCGATCGCAAACACTTGAGGATGTTCCACCAGTGCAGCAAACTGGGGATCTCGATACATCAAGCCATAAATCCGTTGACGGTTTTCTTCGCGGGGACAGTCCCGGGCCAACTCCAGAACCTGCGATCGCATCTCCTCAGCCATCTCAGGACTGAGCACATCAGGAATCACCACATAGCCAACGCCTGAGAGAATCTCTTGAATCTGCTGGTTCAATTCAGTCACACTCACCCGTACTCCCCCCATCGAATCAGTTATTACACGAGGCATTGGTCTGATTGTCCCACGACATCGCGGTAAATCAATCTGTCTTTGAGATGAGTTTTGCAGAGGACCCGGTCACGGGAAAACCCCGGTTCAGGCGAACCGGGGTTCAGTCACTCTCACAATTGCGCCGTCATCAGTTGACAGGAAACAAAAAGTGTGGTAGGGGCTAGTCCTTGAGAGATGGTGCTGATTTAACCGACATGGCCGCGGGTTGAACCGCCACCTGATCCCGACGAACCAACGAAGGAACCGAGTTCCGCAGCCGGGCCGTCAGTTGAACCGTCGTAGCATCATAGACCTGGGTTAACAGCTTCGGATAGAGGCCAATGCCAATAATCGGAATCAGCAAAGAACCAATCACGAAGACCTCACGAGGCTCAGCATCCACCAAAACCTCATGTTCAACCAGTTCCTTATTCTCAGGGCCATACAGCAGTTCTCGCAGCATCGACAGCAGATAAATCGGGGTCAAAATCACCCCAACCGCCGCCAAGCAAACCACCACCACCCGGAAGGTCAGACTATAGGCATCACTGGTGGCAAAGCCCACAAAGACCATGAGTTCAGCCACAAAGCCACTCATCCCTGGGAGGGCCAGAGAAGCCAGGGCGCAGACAGTCCACATGGCGAAGACTTTTTTCATCTTCTGCCCCACCCCACCCATTTCATCGAGCATTAGGGTATGAGTGCGGTCATAGGTACAGCCCACCAGGAAGAACAAACTGGCTCCAATGAGTCCATGGGACACCATCTGCAACACCGCCCCACTCATCCCTAAATCCGTATAGGAGGCAATCCCAATCAAGACAAAGCCCATGTGGGAAATGGACGAGTAGGCAATCTTGCGCTTGAGGTTGCGTTGGGCAAAGGAGGTTAGAGCCGCATAGATAATGTTCACCACCCCCAGAATCACCAGGGCGGGGGCAAACACCGCATGAGCATCGGGCAACATCCCCGCATTCATGCGAATCAGAGCATATCCCCCCATTTTCAGGAGAATCCCCGCCAGCAACATGTGAGCCGGGGCCGTGGCTTCACCATGAGCATCCGGGAGCCAAGTATGGAGGGGGAAAATTGGTAACTTCACCCCATAGGCAATCAGGAACGCCGCATAGAGCCACACCTCCAAGGCCACGCCATAGTCTTTTGCGGCCAGGGCCTGCATATCAAAGGTGACCGTATCCCCATGGAAGGCCATGGTGAGGGCCGCCGCCAAGATAAACAGAGAGCCGCCGGCGGTATAGAGGATGAACTTCGTCGCCGCATACTGGCGTTTCTTCCCGCCCCAGATAGCCAGGATGATATAAACCGGGATTAACTCCAACTCCCAAACCAGGAAGAACAGCAGAATATCCTGAACAGCAAAGACGGCAATTTGACCACCATACATGGCCAACATCAGGAAATAAAACAGTTTTGGCTTCAGGGTGACGGGCCAAGCCGCCAGAATTGCCAGAGTGGTGATGAATCCGGTCAGGATAACCAGCGGCATCGCCAGGCCATCCACCCCAACCGACCAATTGAGATTAAGCTGGGGAATCCAGGGATAGGTTTCCACCAGTTGCATTCCTGGTTCCGTCAGGTCGTAGTAGCTGTAAAAGGTATAGACGATCGCACAGAAGTCAATCAGTCCAATGATGAGAGCATACCAACGCACCGTTTTTCCGTCTTTGTCCGGGATAAACGGAATGAACAAAGCGGCAACGATGGGAAAAAGTATGATTGTTGTGAGCCAAGGAAAATCCATTCTTTATTCACGCTTGGGCATAAAATCGGCTTAGGTCGCGCCGAAGAAAATAACAGTCGCTAAGACGGCAGCGAAGATGGTCAGAGCGTAGAATTGAGCGCGACCGGTTTCAAAGTATTTCAGTCCTTCGCCACTCAGTAGAGTAGCAAGTCCGGTGAGGTTGACGGCCCCGTCGACAATACGGTAGTCCACTTCCATCACCTGACGGGCCAGACGACGACTGCCTTTGACAAAGACTTTGTCATAGAGTTCGTCAAAATACCACTTGTTGAGGGAGAACTGATAGAGGGGTTGTACGGTTTTGGCGATCGCCGCTGGGTCAATTTTCTGCCGCAGGTACATCAGCGAGGCCAGGGTAATGCCGATTAGGGCAATCCCAACGGAACTTCCCGCCATGACCACAAACTCGCTCAGTTCAAACTCTTCTGCCATTTCCGCCAGGGTGGGGACGACCTCACCGGGGGCATGAATGAAGCGTTCAAAGCGATTGGCGAAGGGCATCCCCACCAAACCAATTAAGGCGGAGGGAATGGCCAAAACCACTAAGGGTAAGGTCATGGTCCAAGGAGATTCATGGGGACTATGGCTGTGGTCATGGCCATGGTCATCATGAGCCTCGGGGCTGAGTTGCTTACGAATCTCCTCATCATTGCCCCGGAAGCCGCCTTCAAAGGTGCTGAAGTACATCCGGAACATGTAGAAGGCCGTAATTCCGGCGGTGAGCCAACCGATGGCCCAGAGGGCGGGATTGGCGGCAAAGGCGGCCCCGAGAATTTCATCTTTGGACCAGAACCCAGCAAAGGGAGGAATCCCGCAAATGGCCAGGGTTCCCACCAGGAAGGTACTGGCGGTGAAGGGCATATATTTGCGCAGTCCCCCCATCAGCCGCATATCTTGGGCTAAATCGGGGTTATGACCGACCACCTCTTCCATGCCATGAATGACGGAGCCAGAGCCAAGAAAGAGCATGGCTTTGAAGTAGGCATGGGTCATCAGGTGAAAGAGTCCGGCACTATAGGCCCCGACCCCCATGGCCATGACCATGTAGCCCAATTGGGAGATGGTGGAGTAGGCGAGACCTTTTTTGATGTCATTTTGCGTGAGGGCGATACTGGCACCGAGGAAGGCGGTGAAGGCACCTGTCCAGGCGATGATATCGAGAACGGCGGGAACGGCCTCAAAGACGGGAAACATCCGGGCAATGAGGAACACCCCAGCGGCGACCATGGTGGCGGCATGGATGAGGGCCGAGATGGGGGTTGGCCCTTCCATGGCGTCTGGGAGCCAGACATGGAGGGGGAATTGGGCGGATTTGGCCACGGGACCGAGGAAGACCAAAACGGCGAAGAGAACCCCCATCCCGCTGCTGAGGGCACCAGTGCTGATTAACGCTTCTAGGTTTTCGCCAATTTCTGCGAACTCGAAGCTACCGGTGGCCCAGTAGAGGGCTAGGATGCCGAGTAGGAGGCCAAAGTCACCGACGCGGTTGGTGATGAAGGCTTTTTGGCAGGCATCGGCGGCCGCTTGGCGATCGTACCAGAAGCCAATCAGGAGATACGAACACATCCCCACCAGTTCCCAGAAGATATAGATCTGCACCAAGTTAGGGCTAATGACTAGGCCCAACATGGAGGAACTAAAGAGGCTGAGATAGGCATAAAAGCGCACATAACCAGGGTCATGGGCCATGTAGCCATCGGTGTAGATCATCACCAGTAAGGCGACGGTGGTCACGATGACCAGCATGACGCTGGTTAGGGGGTCAATAATAAACCCCATACTGAGGTGGAAGTCCCCAGCGGCTGCCCATTCTAGGGTTTGGGTGACAGGGGCATGACCTTGTAGCTGACTCCAAAGGAGCGCAAAGGACATGACCATGGCCGCACCCAGCAAGGAGATGATGACAATGGCATTGCCTTGTCGCAGCCGATTGGTGGCTTGGTTATAGGAAATTAGACCTGAGCCAACCAAGGCTGCACCGATGAGGGGCAGCACTGGAATAAGCCAGGCGTACTGATATAGGGGTTCCATTGCAACTGTATGAGTTTATATTTCTTCACATTTGGACAAAATGACGCTCCTATTGTGACACACGCATTGAAGGAAAAGGTCAAACTCTGGGGGGTTGTTGAATTTTTTTCGGGGTTTTGGGGCGGCAGATGAGGCGATCGCCCCCTAAGAGCCAGGGTTGGCCGGCCGAGCGAGTCCAGGACACATTCAGGAGCAAACCAGAACATTGGGCCAACAAAACCCATCGAGAAGCCCAAGTGGGTCATCTCGACGAGCAGGGAGTGAATTCAGTTGAGATCAACGGCGATCGCCCCTAGGAAGGCAAGGCCAGCGAGCGATCCCCGGCATATTGCTCAAACATCTGTAGGAGTTGCGATCGCAGACTTTCTCGACCCTGGAACCCCTCAATCCGTTCGACGATGCGATCGCCGTCAAACAAGAGTAAGGTGGGCAAGGTGGCTAAACGATAGGTACTGGCTAGGCGTAAACTCTCATCAGCGTTGACATCCACAATTTTGATGAGATCACCATACTCACGACGAAATTGTGTCAACTGGGGGTGAATGAGATGACACACGCCGCACCAAGGCGCCCAGAAGTTGACTAAGACAGGAATCTCAGACTGTAAAACTTCTTCCTTGAAACGCTGCTCGCTAACGGACAACGACATAATTGAGATTTATTAACGTCTTTATATGGCTCTGGGATCATGCTACCAGGGTATGTTCCCCGTGACACGCATTAACCAGGGATGGGCCCACCAAAATCCGAAGACGAAGAGGATCACCCCTAGATAGGCCGGGCGAAGGAACTCCCGCCAGACTAGGGTTTGCTCCCCTTGGGCGATGGCCAGAAAGGGAATCACGGATGTTCGGGATCTCAGGGTTTCAAAGGATTCCCCATAGCGAGCGGCAAGGCGGCGATCGCCATGCCAAACGGCAAACAGATGATGGGCAATTAAGCCGAGGGAGGTTACGACAGCAAAACTGGTGCCAATCCAGAGGGTATGGGCAATACACCAAATCACCTGCCCCACCATCTGCGGATGGCGACTAATGCGAATGATCCCCGTCTCATAGAGGTGAACTTGGGGTTTGGCGATGGCGGCCACTTCCACCAAATTAAAGGTAGCTGGGTACAAAAACAAAAAGGAGACGAAGGACAGGCCCCAGACCAGAGGCTTGACTCCTTCAACGCCCTGAACCATCCAGAGTTGGGCCCCATCGTAGCGATGGATGAAAAAGTAGGTAATCAGAATCACCGCCGAGGGTAAACTCACCAAAGCAAACAGAACCCGATAGAGGCGGGCCCCAATCTTCGCTTCTCCCCAGGGCCGTAGAGCCGCTAACCCGCTATGGGCGATGGCAAACCCCAACAACAACCCCAACATCAGCCAATGACTGGCCGTCCACCAGCTCAAACCCATATCCATGCCGTCCCTGCCCCAACTCAAATCCCGTCATTCCCCTCAAACTGGGGGATTAATCGGAGTTTTTTATCATGAAAAGCTTAAAAACTTAGCAAAATGATACCAGAATCACAGTTCTGCCAGAAGAGATTGGCTAAAGTCTATTCCAGAGGTGGGTTTGGTTATTCCATCGAAACCCTTTAGAATAGAGGATTGTAGCTGTTGTCACCAAATTGACTACCTCGCCCAGGCTAGCCGAGCTACGGCGCAGCCAAACCAGGTAGGACGGTGAGAGCGGCAATTTGTTAACTAGGGTTCTGATAATAAGTCACTCATGTACAATCCAAACGCCTCGGGTGGGAATAACACCGTTGCTGGAAATCGCCTCTTTGTCTATGAAGTCGAAGGCTTAGGACAAGATGGCAACGTCCAAGATGCTCCGATTCGCCGCAGTGGGACTCAGACGATGACCGTCCCCTACAACCGTATGAACGAGGAGATGCAGCGCATCACTCGCCTCGGTGGCAAAATCGTCAACATCCGCCCGCTCACGGGTGAAGACTGGAATAACCAAGCCGCCTCTGCCAATGGGTCTAGCACCCAGGAGTCCAAACCCGCAGAAGCGAGCAAATCCATGACTCAAGCCAAACCGGAAACCAAGGGAGAAGCCAAAGGGAAAACCTCGGCTAAAGCCTCCGCAAAAAAGAAAGTTCCCGTCAACATTTACCGCCCGAAAAACCCATTCGTCGGAAAGTGCCTAAGCAACGAGGGACTGGTCCGCGAAGGGGGTTCGGGACGGGTACAACATCTTAAATTCGACCTCTCAGGTGGAGACCTCGAATACCTCGAAGGTCAAAG
Proteins encoded:
- a CDS encoding phytanoyl-CoA dioxygenase family protein, with the protein product MTELNQQIQEILSGVGYVVIPDVLSPEMAEEMRSQVLELARDCPREENRQRIYGLMYRDPQFAALVEHPQVFAIAQEILGDSLRLGGFSAHVLHGGASSMGIHVDYPYWAMEPPFPDRPVLEVQAIWMLEDFDEANGAPIFAPGSQTLCDSPDVKRFDRTARPVAGQAGSVVISHGLCWHDTGKNYTSKSRVSLLTNYTAKFIQPLEDFRYGCDRQALDQASPTLKHLLRYDFKPSTDPIYPLWE
- a CDS encoding NAD(P)H-quinone oxidoreductase subunit 4; this encodes MDFPWLTTIILFPIVAALFIPFIPDKDGKTVRWYALIIGLIDFCAIVYTFYSYYDLTEPGMQLVETYPWIPQLNLNWSVGVDGLAMPLVILTGFITTLAILAAWPVTLKPKLFYFLMLAMYGGQIAVFAVQDILLFFLVWELELIPVYIILAIWGGKKRQYAATKFILYTAGGSLFILAAALTMAFHGDTVTFDMQALAAKDYGVALEVWLYAAFLIAYGVKLPIFPLHTWLPDAHGEATAPAHMLLAGILLKMGGYALIRMNAGMLPDAHAVFAPALVILGVVNIIYAALTSFAQRNLKRKIAYSSISHMGFVLIGIASYTDLGMSGAVLQMVSHGLIGASLFFLVGCTYDRTHTLMLDEMGGVGQKMKKVFAMWTVCALASLALPGMSGFVAELMVFVGFATSDAYSLTFRVVVVCLAAVGVILTPIYLLSMLRELLYGPENKELVEHEVLVDAEPREVFVIGSLLIPIIGIGLYPKLLTQVYDATTVQLTARLRNSVPSLVRRDQVAVQPAAMSVKSAPSLKD
- a CDS encoding NAD(P)H-quinone oxidoreductase subunit 5, producing the protein MEPLYQYAWLIPVLPLIGAALVGSGLISYNQATNRLRQGNAIVIISLLGAAMVMSFALLWSQLQGHAPVTQTLEWAAAGDFHLSMGFIIDPLTSVMLVIVTTVALLVMIYTDGYMAHDPGYVRFYAYLSLFSSSMLGLVISPNLVQIYIFWELVGMCSYLLIGFWYDRQAAADACQKAFITNRVGDFGLLLGILALYWATGSFEFAEIGENLEALISTGALSSGMGVLFAVLVFLGPVAKSAQFPLHVWLPDAMEGPTPISALIHAATMVAAGVFLIARMFPVFEAVPAVLDIIAWTGAFTAFLGASIALTQNDIKKGLAYSTISQLGYMVMAMGVGAYSAGLFHLMTHAYFKAMLFLGSGSVIHGMEEVVGHNPDLAQDMRLMGGLRKYMPFTASTFLVGTLAICGIPPFAGFWSKDEILGAAFAANPALWAIGWLTAGITAFYMFRMYFSTFEGGFRGNDEEIRKQLSPEAHDDHGHDHSHSPHESPWTMTLPLVVLAIPSALIGLVGMPFANRFERFIHAPGEVVPTLAEMAEEFELSEFVVMAGSSVGIALIGITLASLMYLRQKIDPAAIAKTVQPLYQFSLNKWYFDELYDKVFVKGSRRLARQVMEVDYRIVDGAVNLTGLATLLSGEGLKYFETGRAQFYALTIFAAVLATVIFFGAT
- a CDS encoding thioredoxin family protein produces the protein MSLSVSEQRFKEEVLQSEIPVLVNFWAPWCGVCHLIHPQLTQFRREYGDLIKIVDVNADESLRLASTYRLATLPTLLLFDGDRIVERIEGFQGRESLRSQLLQMFEQYAGDRSLALPS
- a CDS encoding NnrU family protein produces the protein MGLSWWTASHWLMLGLLLGFAIAHSGLAALRPWGEAKIGARLYRVLFALVSLPSAVILITYFFIHRYDGAQLWMVQGVEGVKPLVWGLSFVSFLFLYPATFNLVEVAAIAKPQVHLYETGIIRISRHPQMVGQVIWCIAHTLWIGTSFAVVTSLGLIAHHLFAVWHGDRRLAARYGESFETLRSRTSVIPFLAIAQGEQTLVWREFLRPAYLGVILFVFGFWWAHPWLMRVTGNIPW